Proteins encoded in a region of the Ursus arctos isolate Adak ecotype North America unplaced genomic scaffold, UrsArc2.0 scaffold_2, whole genome shotgun sequence genome:
- the FAM20B gene encoding glycosaminoglycan xylosylkinase, translated as MKLKQRVVLLAILLVIFIFTKVFLIDNLDTSAANREDQRAFHRMMAGLRVELVPKLDHTLQSPWEIAAQWVVPREVYPEETPELGAIMHAMATKKIIKADVGYKGTQLKALLILEGGQKVVFKPKRYNRDYVVEGEPYAGYDRHNAEVAAFHLDRILGFRRAPLVVGRFVNLRTEIKPVATEQLLSTFLTVGNNTCFYGKCYYCRETEPACADGDTMEGSVTLWLPDVWPLQKHRHPWGRTYREGKLARWEYDESYCDAVKKTSPYDSGPRLLDIIDTAIFDYLIGNADRHHYESFQDDEGASMLILLDNAKSFGNPSLDERSILAPLYQCCIIRVSTWNRLNSLKNGVLKSALKSATAHDPIAPVLSEPHLDAAEQRLLSVLATVKQCTDQFGPDAVLVEDRMPLSHL; from the exons ATGAAGCTAAAGCAGCGAGTCGTGCTGTTAGCAATTCTTCTTGTCATCTTTATCTTCACCAAAGTTTTCCTGATTGACAACCTGGACACATCAGCTGCAAACCGAGAGGACCAGAGGGCTTTTCACAGGATGATGGCTGGCTTGCGGGTGGAGCTGGTGCCCAAGCTGGACCACACCTTGCAGTCTCCCTGGGAGATTGCGGCCCAGTGGGTGGTTCCCCGGGAAGTGTACccagaagagacaccagagctggGGGCAATCATGCATGCCATGGCCACCAAGAAAATCATTAAAGCTGACGTGGGTTATAAAGGGACACAACTGAAAGCCTTACTGATACTTGAAGGAGGACAGAAAGTTGTCTTCAAACCTAAGCG GTATAACCGAGACTATGTGGTAGAAGGGGAGCCATATGCTGGTTATGATAGACACAATGCAGAGGTAGCAGCCTTTCATTTGGACAG GATTCTGGGTTTCCGCCGAGCCCCCTTGGTGGTTGGCAGATTTGTTAATCTACGGACAGAGATCAAGCCCGTTGCCACGGAGCAGCTCTTGAGCACCTTCCTAACCGTAG GAAATAACACTTGCTTCTATGGGAAGTGTTATTACTGCCGAGAAACAGAGCCAGCTTGTGCTGACGGGGACACGATGGAGGGATCTGTCACACTTTGGCTTCCAGATGTGTGGCCCCTGCAGAAACACCGACACCCATGGGGCAGGACTTACCGCGAGGGCAAACTGGCCAG GTGGGAGTACGACGAGAGCTACTGCGATGCTGTGAAGAAAACATCCCCCTATGACTCGGGCCCCCGCCTCTTGGACATCATTGACACCGCCATCTTTGATTACCTGATTGGCAATGCTGACCGCCACCACTACGAGAGTTTTCAAGATGACGAAGGCGCTAGTATGCTCATCCTTCTCGATAATGCGAAAAG ctTTGGGAACCCGTCGCTGGATGAGAGAAGCATTCTTGCCCCCCTCTATCAGTGTTGCAT CATTCGGGTGTCGACCTGGAACAGGCTGAACTCCCTGAAGAATGGCGTGCTGAAGTCGGCCTTAAAGTCCGCCACGGCCCACGACCCCATCGCCCCCGTGCTGTCCGAGCCGCACCTGGACGCCGCGGAGCAGCGGCTGCTGAGCGTCCTGGCCACCGTGAAGCAGTGCACGGACCAGTTCGGGCCGGACGCCGTGCTGGTGGAGGACAGGATGCCGCTCTCCCACTTGTAA